The DNA region CGTTCGGCAGCTGGTACGTCTCCGGTGGGATGCGGGCCCTGGCACAGGCGGTGTACGAGCGGTGCCTGGCCCGGAAGGTGGAGTTCGTCTTCGGCGGCGAGGTGGCCCGGGTCGTCGAGAAGGACGGCCGGGCGGCGGGCGTCGAGCTCGTGGACGGGACGGTCGCCGAGGCCGGCCATGTGGTGCTCGGGGCCCGGCCGTGGCCGGGGCTGGTGCCCGGTCAGGAGCTGTGGCAGGACGGGGACGTGGCGGTGCAGCCCCGGCCCGGACAAGGTGTGGTGCCGGGGCGCTTCCTGGTTCTGCTCTCGTTGCGCGGCGCCCGGCCCGCGGACGCCGTGCACCGGACGCTGGTGCATCCGCAGGACGGCGCGGCGGAGCGCGAGGCGGTGTTCGGCGGACGGCTCGCCGAGCGTCCCACGGTGACGGTGCTGCGCCCGGACGACCCGTCGACCCGCCCGGACGACGCGCACGAGGCGGTGACGCTGATGGCGACGGTCGCCCCGCACGGGGCGGTGGACTGGACGGACCCGGCGCTGCGCGATCGGTGTGCCGATTCGCTGATCGAGGCGGCGTCCGCGGCCGTGCCGGGGATACGGGAGCGGCTGCTCCGCGCCGAGGTGCGGACGCCGGCCGAGACGGCTGCCGAGACCGGCGCCGAGGGCGGTTCGGTGCCCGCGCCCGCACTGGCCGGGGCGGGCGGCGCGTATCTGCATCCGGGCAATCGCACCCGGCTGCCGGGGCTCTACGCCGCGGGCGGCTGGTCGCACCCGGGCGGCGGGCTCGCCCACGCGGGCATGTCGGGAGCGCTGGTCGCCGGGCTGATCGTGGAGGGGGACGGCTTCCGGGGCTCGCAGTGATCCGGCGGGCCGCCTGCCGGACCCGTCGGCCGCCCGCCCGTCGTCAGTAGCGGTACTGCTGCTCGTCGTAGCCGTTGCCGTTGTTGTAGCCGTTGGGGTACGGGGCAGGCTGTGCGGGCGGTTCCGGGGGCATGACCGGGTACTGCTCGCCCTCGCGCTGCTGAGGCACCCAGACACCGCCCGGCGGGGTCTCGGGAGCGTGCTGCTGGGCGTACGGGTCGGCGGTGTACTCCTGCCGTCCGCCGAAGCTGTCGTAGCCGTTGCCGTAGCTGTCGTACGCGTCGTACTGCGCGGAGCCGCCGGTGGTGTTGGTCCCGATGTACGGGTCGGAGTAGGCGGCGTACTGCTGCCGTTCGGTGCCGTAGTCGTACTGTCCGGCGAGCGGGTCCTGACCGGCGTACGTGTCCTGGCCCGGCGCCCCGTACGCGGAGGGGGCGGCGTGCGGGTCGTACGCGGCGTACTGCGGCTGCTGCTGGGGCTGCCCCTCGTGGCTCGGGCCCTGCTGCGACCGGTGCTGGTCGGAGTACACGCCGTACTGGCCGGTGTCGTCCGGCATCGGCTCGGGTTCGTAGACCGCGGCCGCCGGAACGTCGGTGTCCGGGCGCTGCGGGGCCTGCGCGTCGTACGCCATCTCCAGGTCCGACACCTGGAGCGCGGGCCCGCGGCCCTCCCGGTCGCCGCCGCCCCGGCGACGACGGCTCGCGCCGGGGTTGCCCCCTATGGCCCAGCCCGTGGAGAAGCCGCGCCGGAAGGAGAGCGTGACGTACGTCTGGCCGGTCGCGAAGGCGATCGTGCCGAGGACTATGACGAGCACCGACGGCATCAGCACGCCGACGACCACACAGCCGAAGCCCGCGAAGGCGAGCAGACGCCAGCGAAGGCGCGCCTTGTACTGCAGGAGCACCTCGCCGAGCAGCCACAGCGCGACGATTCCGAACGCGATGTAGAGAACCGTCCAGCCCATGCCCGCCCCCTCCTACGGCCACCGCCCCGGGTCGCGGCGGGTACGGCCGGTCACGACTGCTTGTGCAGTCCGAGATTCTCGTAGATTTCGAGCGTCGCGGTCGAGTTGTTGAGCGTGATGAAGTGCAGTCCGGGCACACCCTCGGATCGCAGCTTCGCGCAGAACTGCGTTGCGAAGTCGATGCCAATGGAGCGTACAGCGGCGGGATCGTCCTTGGCGCCGAGGATGCGTTCTTTCAGAGAAGAGGGGAAAGACGCGTTGCTGAGCTGGGCAAATCTGTCCAGCTGTTTGACGCTGGTCAGCGGCATGACCTCGGGAATGATCGGGGTTTCGCAACCCGCAGCGACCACGCGGTCACGCATACGCAAATAGTCCTCCGGATTGAAGAACATCTGGGTGATCGCATAGTCGGCACCGGCGCGGCACTTGTCCACGAAATGCCGGATGTCGGTGTCCCAGTCGGTCGATCGCGGGTGCATCTCGGGAAATGCCGCGACGCCGACACAGAAATCGCCGGATTCCTTGATGAGCCGGACGAGATCGGCCGCGTACCGCACGCCCTGCGGGTGCTCGATCCACTCACCCATCGGGTCGCCCGGCGGATCTCCTCGCACGGCGAGGATGTTCCGGATTCCGGCGTCCGCGTACTGCCCGATCATGTTGCGCAGCTCGGCGACGGAATGGTTGACCGCCGTGAGGTGAGCGACCGGGGTGAGCGTGGAATCGGCCGCGATCTGCTCGGTGGCCTTCACCGTCCCGGCCCGGGTGGATCCTCCGGCCCCGTAGGTCACGGAGACGAAGCTCGGCCGCACCGCCTCGACCCGGCGCAGCGCGTTCCAGAGGTTGCGCTCGCCCTTCTCGGTCTTGGGCGCCCAGAACTCGAACGAGTACGAGGTCTTGCCGGTCGCGAGGAACTCACGCACCGTGCGTGCGTGATCTGTCCTGGTGGATGGTGTGCCAAGGGCCATACGGGCAGGTTAACCAGAGCGCGATGATCGAAGGACCGGACCAGCGCGATTTGCCCGAATTGACTGGTTGTTTGTCCATCCTTCGGACAGTCGGCCGGATCACGTCCCCGGGCGGTCGACCGGATCATGCCGCGGCGCGCGCCCGGATCCTCCTGGCCAGGTCGGCGGTGGCGGCGGCCGGGTCGGCGGCCTCGGTGATCGCCCGGACGACGACCACCCGGCGGGCTCCGGCGTCCAGCACCTCGTCGAGATTGCCCGCGTCGATCCCGCCGATGGCGAACCAGGGGCGCGGCTGGTCGAGCGAGGCGGCGTACCGCACCAGGTCCAGGCCCGGGGCGTGCCGTCCGGGCTTGGTCGGGGTGGGCCAGCAGGGGCCGGTGCAGAAGTAGTCCACGCCGGGCTCGGCGACGGCCGCGTCGACCTCGGACACGGCGTGTGTGGAGCGGCCGATCACCACGTCCTCGCCGATGATGGCGCGGGCGGCGGGCACCGGCAGGTCCCCCTGGCCGAGGTGCAGCACATCGGAGCCGATGGCATGGGCGACGTCGGCCCGGTCGTTCACCGCGAGCAGCTTGCCGTGGCGTCGGCACGCCTCGGCGAAGACGGCCAGGTGGTCGAGCTCCTCGCCCGCCTCCATGCCCTTGTCGCGAAGCTGGACGATGTCCACCCCGGAGGCGAGGACGGCGTCGAGGAACGCGGGGAGGTCGCCCTGGCGCCTGCGGGCGTCCGTGCACAGATAGAGCCGGGCGTCGGACAGCAGCGCGCGAGGCGTGGACATGGTGCGGTTCCCCCTGGGAGAGCGTCGTGGAGCGGTTGTCGCCGGACGGCGCGGCGGCGCGGGCCGCGCGGTGTCGCGCGGCCCGTCCCTCACCTACGGCCGGCGGTCAGACGGCGAGCGCCTGGGCGCGGCGCTTCACCTCCGTGCCACGATTCTCACTCAGTGCCTGGGCGGGGGTGCCCGGCAGGCTCGGGTCGGGGGTGAAGAGCCACTCCAGCATCTCTTCGTCGTTGTAGCCGTCGTCCCTCAGGAGCGTCAGGGTGCCGGAGAGGCCCTTGACCACCTTGTTGCCGTCGATGAAGGCAGCAGGCACCTGGAGCGTCCGGTTCTCACCACGCCGTACGGCGATCAGCTGGCCCTCCTTGACCAGCTGCCGCACGCGCGTCACCTCGACATCGAGCATTTCTGCGATGTCGGGCAGGTGGAGCCAGTCGGGGACGAGAGCATCGATCTTTGCGTCAATCTCGGTCACAGGGACAAGCCTGCCATCCCGCACTGACAGCCGATACCCGGACTCGGCCCTTCAGGGCCTCGTGGGCCACGTCGGCGACCCGGGAGCGGCTCTGCCGGTCCCGCCGCCGGTGCCCCAGCCGTGCGCGGCCGCCAGGGAGCGCGAGCAGCAGGCCCCGGTGTCGGCGGTGCCCTGGCACGTCCCGGAGGGCGCTCTACTGACGGATCGCCGATTTCAGCGGTACGGAGGGGTCGGCGGCCCGTACCGGATCGAGCCGCGCCCCCGCCTCGATGAGCTTGCGCCCCTGCGCCAGATCGCGCGGCCGGCCGACGGCTAGAACCGCGACCAGGACGCCGTCGCGCAGCCAGCACACCGACCAGGCGGGTTCGGCCGGATCGCCGCGCCACAGCAGGGTGTCGGCGCTCCCGTGGTGGCCCGCGTACTGCACGAACCGGTCGAACTGCTCGGACCAGAAGTACGGCACGGGGTCGTAGGTCGTCGGCGCCGGGCCGTCACCGGCGGCTGCCCCGATGATGTTGGCGGCGGCGGTGCGCGGGCCCTGGAGCGCGTTGTCCCAGTGGTGGACGAGCAGGCGTTCGCCGTACCGGGCGGAGGGGAACGAGGCGCAGTCGCCGACCGCGTACACATCGGGCAGCGAGGTGCGCAGCGCCCCGTCGGCGGTCACCGATCCGTCGGGACCGAGCGCGATGCCGGAGCCGGCCAGCCAGCCGGTGGCGGGCCGGGCGCCGATTCCGACGACGACCGCTCCGGCCGGGACCGTACGGCCGTCCGCGAGGACCACCCGGCCCGGCTCGACGCGGGCGACCCTGGCCCCGGTGAGGAGTTCGGCACCGCTCTCCGCGTACCAGGCGGCCATCGGAGCGGCGACCTCCGCGGGCATCGCGCCCGCCAGGGGCCGGTCGGCGGCCTCGATGACGGTGACCGCGCAGCCCGCGGCGCGGGCCGCGGTGGCGAACTCGGCGCCGATCCAGCCCGCGCCGACGACCACGACGCCGTGCCGCTCGTCGAGGACCGGCCGCAGTCGTGCCGCGTCGTCGAGGGTGCGCAGCAGATGGACGCCGGGAACGCCCTCGGCCCCGGGCAGGACGACGGGTTCGGCACCGGTCGCGATCACCAGGACGTCGTAGGGAACGGGGCCCGACGGGGTGTCCAGCTCATGCGCCGCGGGCCGCACGCCGGTGACATCGCGGCCCAGTCGCAGATCGATCTCCAGCGCCTCGAAGTCGATGTCGAAGGCGGAGTCCTCGGCCTTGCCGAGCAGCACCGCCTTGGACAGTGGGGGCCGGTCGTAGGGCTGGTGCGGTTCGGCGCCGATCAGGGTGACGGGGCCGGTGAAGCCCTGTTCCCGCAGGGCCACCGCGGTCTGCACCCCGGCCATGCCCGCACCGACGATGACGACGCGGCGTCCTGCCCGCCGGTCCGGCCGCTCTGACTGCTGCTGCTCGCTCACCCGTACACCCTAAGCGCCTGACAGATCGTCAGGAAAGGGCGAGTTCTTCGACCGTGCTCGTCCCGCTGCCCTCCTGCGACTCCCACTCCCACCGCTCGTCCAGCCGGACCCGGCCGTCCGCGAGGTCGACGACGGTGGAGACGCAGTGGCCGGAAGAGGTGGTTCCGTCCTGCTTCAGCTGGACGTACCGGAAGTCGAGGGTGTCACCGGCCCGGGTGCCGACGAGGTGGCCGCGCACCACGTCGCCGCCCGCGTACTCGGCCCAGATCCGGCCGTCGCCCTCGTGGTACGTGAAGCGGGTACGGGTACCGACCTGGCCGGGTGCCTGGTCGGCGAGCGGGGACAGGACGAGTCCGTCGAGCGAACGGGCCACGGTGGCTGCTCCCTTACTGGTCCGGTGGGACGGGGTTTAGGGTGGCCAACGTAAAACACTCGCGGGAGCCCGGACGCACCGGGCTGAGAGGGAGGCTGGGCGGCCTCCGACCGTACGAACCTGATCCGGGTCATGCCGGCGAAGGGAGGGGTTGGATGCCCATGCGTTCTTCTCGGAACGGAAACGGATCCGATGTCCTGATCATCGGGGGCGGGATCATCGGCCTGGTGATCGCCTGGCGGGCCGCGCAGCGCGGACTGCGCACGGCGGTCGCCGACCCCGAACCGGGTGGCGGTGCCGCCCGGGTGGCGGCCGGCATGCTGGCCGCCGTCACCGAACTCCACTACGGCGAACAGATGCTGCTGGGGCTCAATGTCGCCTCTGCCGCCCGCTATCCGGCCTTCGCGGCCGAGCTGGAGGCGGCGAGCGGGCAGGAGACCGGCTTCCGCGCCTGCGGCACGCTGGCCGTCGCGCTGGACTCCGACGACCGCGCCCATCTGCGGGAGCTGCACGCCCTGCAGCAGCGTTCGGGCCTGGAGTCTGAGTGGCTCACCGGCCGTGAGTGCCGACGCCTGGAGCCGATGCTCGCGCCGGGCGTCCGCGGTGGTCTGCGGGTCGACGGCGACCACCAGATCGATCCCCGTCGGCTGGCCGCCGCCCTGCTGACCGCCTGCGAGCGGGCCGGGGTGGTCTTCCACCGCGGCTGGGTGGAGCGCCTGAGCGTGGTGGGCGACCGGGCCGCCGGAGCGGTGCTCGCCGGGGGTACGGAGCTCGCGGCCGACCAGGTCGTGCTCGCCGCGGGCAGCCTCAGTGGCCGGCTGCCGGGGCTGCCGGACGAGGTCGTGCCGCCGGTCCGGCCGGTGAAGGGCCAGGTGGTGCGGCTGACCGTGCCCGCCGGGTACGCGCCGTTCCTGAGCCGGACGGTACGGGCCGTGGTCCGGGGCAGCCATGTCTATCTCGTACCGCGCGAGAACGGCGAGCTGGTCGTCGGCGCCACCAGCGAGGAAATGGGCTGGGACACCACCGTCACCGCGGGCGGCGTCTACGAGCTGCTGCGGGACGCCCACGAGCTGGTCCCCGGCATCACCGAGCTGCCGCTCACCGAGACCCTGGCCGGCCTGCGCCCCTCCTCCCCCGACAACGCCCCGCTGCTCGGCCCCACCGCCCTGCCCGGCCTCCACCTCGCCACCGGCCACCACCGCAACGGGGTGCTGCTCACTCCCGTCACCGGTGACGTCATGGCGGAGCTCCTCACCGACGGCGAGCTGCCCGAGCTCGCCCGCTCCTTCACCCCGCACCGTTTCCCTTCCGCCGCCGTCTCCGTACGTCAGGAGCAGCCCGCATGACCGAGCCCGTGTCCCCCTCCGAACCCCTGTCCCGCCCCGAGCCCCTCTCCGTGTCCGTGAACGGCGAGGTCCGGCTCCTCGCCGCGGGCACCACCCTGGACGCCCTGGTCGCCACCCTGACCACCGCGCACTCCGGCGTCGCGGCCGCCGTCAACGAGAGCGTCGTACCGCGCGGCCAGTGGTCCGCCGCCGCACTCCGCGACGGTGACCGCGTCGAGGTCCTGACCGCGGTCCAGGGAGGCTGACCATGGCGGACGACCTCTTCACCCTCGGCGACGCCACGTTCGGCTCCCGGCTGATCATGGGTACGGGCGGGGCTCCCAGCCTCGACGTGCTGGAGCGCTCCCTGACCGCCTCCGGCACCGAGCTGACCACCGTCGCGATGCGCCGCCTCGATCCGACCGTGCAGGGCTCGGTGCTCTCCGTCCTCCAGCGGCTCTCCATCCGCGTGCTGCCGAACACGGCGGGCTGCTTCACCGCGGGCGAGGCCGTGCTGACCGCCCGGCTGGCCCGCGAGGCGCTCGGCACCGACTGGATCAAGCTGGAGGTGGTGGCCGACGAGCGGACCCTGCTGCCCGACCCGATCGAGCTGCTGGACGCCGCGGAGATCCTGGTGGACGACGGCTTCACCGTGCTGCCGTACACCAATGACGACCCGGTGCTGGCGCGCAGGCTCCAGGACGTGGGGTGTGCCGCGGTCATGCCGCTCGGCTCCCCCATCGGCTCCGGGCTCGGCATCCGCAATCCGCACAACTTCCGGCTGATCGTCGAGCAGGCCCGGGTGCCGGTGATCCTCGACGCGGGCGCCGGGACGGCCTCCGACGCGGCGCTCGCGATGGAGCTGGGATGCGCGGCGGTGATGCTGGCGTCCGCGGTGACCCGGGCCCAGGAGCCCGAACTGATGGCCGCGGCGATGCGCCATGCGGTGGAGGGCGGGCGGCTGGCGTACCGGGCCGGCCGGATTCCGCGCCGGCACTTCGCCGAGGCGTCGTCGCCGGTGGAGGGGCGCGCGGTGCTGGACCCGGAGCGCCCGGCCTTCTGAGCCGCCGGTACGGCCTGGGGCGCATGTCCCTGTCACGGCTCGGCTGCAGTACGGCCCCGGGAGTGCCCCGGCCCGTGGGCCGTGTCCGTGGCGGCTCGTAGACTCGCCTGCGTGGATACGACCCTCCAGGACCCTCTTGTCGGGCAGCTGCTCGACGGCCGCTACCGCGTCGATGCCCGCATCGCCGTGGGCGGCATGGCCACGGTCTACCGGGCCGTGGACACCCGGCTCGACCGGGTGCTCGCCCTCAAGGTGATGCACCCGGCGCTGGCGACCGACGCCTCGTTCGTCGAGCGCTTCATCCGCGAGGCCAAGTCCGTGGCCCGGCTCGCGCACCCCAACGTGGTCGCGGTCTTCGATCAGGGCGCCCAGGGGCAGTACGTCTACCTGGCGATGGAGTACGTCGCGGGCTGCACCCTGCGCGACGTACTGCGCGATCGCGGCGCCCTCCAGCCGAGAGCCGCCCTGGACATCCTGGAGCCGGTCCTGGCCGCCCTCGGCGCGGCGCACCGGGCGGGCTTCGTGCACCGCGACATGAAGCCGGAGAACGTCCTGATAGGGGACGACGGCCGGGTCAAGGTCGCCGACTTCGGGCTCGTACGGGCGGTGGGCACCGTCACCAACACCACCGGCTCCGTCCTGGGCACGGTCTCCTACCTCGCCCCCGAGCAGATAGAGCACGGCACCGCGGACACCCGCACCGATGTGTACGCCTGCGGTGTCGTCCTGTACGAGATGCTGACCGGGTCCAAGCCGCACGGCGGCGACACCCCCGCCCAGGTCATCTACCAGCACCTCAACGAGGCCGTCCCACCGCCGTCGGCCACCGTCCCGGGGTTGCCGGCCGAGCTCGACGACCTGGTGGCGAGCGCCACCGCCCGTGACCCCGAGGTCCGCCCGTTCGACGCGGTGGCACTGCTCGCCGAGACCCGCGAGGCCCGCTCCGGCCTCACCGACGCCCAGCTGGACGCCGTACCGCCGCAGGCCACCGCCGAGGTGCACGACGCCGCCGAGGACCGCACCAGCGTGATCCCGCGGCTGCTCCCGGCCGACCAGGGCGTCTCGCACCACACCAGCCGGCTGGAAATGCCCCCGCCGGTACCGCCGCAGGCCGCGCCGCAGGACCGGCGCGGCCGCGGGCCGCGGCGCTCCGTGATCGCCGTGGTCGTCGCCGTGCTGCTGGCGCTGGGGATCGGCACCGGTGTCTGGTACATCAACTCCGGGCAGTTCACCCGGGTCCCCTCGCTGCTCGGCCAGACCGAGAAGAACGCCGAGAAGCGGCTCTCGGACGTCGGCTTGGAGCTCAAGGGTGTCAAGCGGGCCTACAGCGACACGGTGGAGCGCGGCAAGGTCATCAGCAGCGATCCGGGGTCCGGCGAGCGCATCAGGGGCAACGACGCGGTGACGCTCGTCGTCTCGCGCGGTCCCGAGATCGTGAAGGTGCCCGACGTCCAGGACCTCTCGCTCGGCGACGCCAGGCGCGAGCTGAAGAAGGCCGGCCTGGTGCCGGGCATGGTCACCAAGGAGTTCAGCGAGGAGACGGCACGGGGCGAGGTGATCCGTACGGACCCCGTGGCGGGCACCGAGCGCCACCCGGACTCGGCGATCGCCCTCTTCGTCAGCAAGGGCGCTCCGGTGGACGTCCCCGACGTCACCGGGCTGTCCGTCGAGGACGCCACCGCCGCCCTGGAGGAGGAGGGACTGAAGGCCGAGGCCCTGCCCGACCGGGTCAATTCCCCCGAGGACGCGGGCGACATCGCCCGGCAGTCGCCGGGCGAGGGCACCGAGGCCGCCGAGGGCGACACCATCGAGCTCACGGTCTCCGACGGGCCGCGGATGATCGATGTCCCCGACGTCACCGGCAAGGACGTCGACGAAGCCACGAGCGAGCTGGAGAACGCGGGCTTCGAGGTCAAGGTCGACCGCCCGTTCCTGTCCTTCAGCGACACCATCGCGAGCCAGTCCGTCGACGGCGGCGAGAAGGCCCCCGAGGGGGGCACCATCACCATCAAGACCAAGGGGCTCTAGATCCATATGCGCAACCCAGTCGGCGGCCATGTTCCGGTGGCCGGCGGCCTCGCCAAGGTCGGCCTCCCCTACGCCCGCAAGATGGGGGCGGAGGCCGTCCAGGTCTTCGTCGCCAACCCGCGCGGCTGGGCGACCCCCGTCGGCAGCCCGGCCCAGGACGAGCAGTTCCGCGCCGAGTGCGCCGCCCAGTCCATACCGGCGTACGTCCACGCCCCGTACCTGATCAACTTCGGCTCGCACACCGAGGCGACCGTGGAGAAGTCCGTCGAGTCGCTGCGCCACTCGCTGCGCAGGGCCCGCGAGATCGGCGCCCTGGGCGTCGTGGTGCACACCGGATCGGCGACCGGCGGCCGGCCGCGCGAGCAGGCCCTCGCGCAGGTACGCACGCACATGCGGCCGCTCCTGGACGAGCTGACGCACGACGACGACCCGTACCTGCTGCTGGAGTCGACCGCCGGGCAGGGGTTCTCGCTCTGCTCGCGGACCTGGGACTTCGGCCCGTACTTCGACGCGCTCGACGCCCACCCCAAGCTCGGCATCTGCCTCGACACCTGCCACATCTACGCGGCGGGCCACGACCTGACCGGCCCGGCGGGCATGCGGCAGACCCTGGACCTGCTGGTGGAGACGGTCGGCGTGGGCCGGCTGAAACTGATCCACGCCAATGACTCCAAGGATGTGGTGGGAGCCCACAAGGACCGGCACGAGAACATCGGCGCCGGACACATCGGCGAGGAACCGTTCCGTGAGCTCTTCGCGCATCCGGCGACCGCCGGCGTGCCGCTGATCATCGAGACGCCGGGCGGCAAGGAAGGCCACGCGGCGGACGTGGCCCGGCTGAAGGGGCTGCGCGACAACTGATTCCCCATTGAGGAATACCCCACGGGGGTATACGGTTCTTGCTGTCGGCAGGAACCGCTACTCGGCATTGGGGGATCGCCATGCAGCACGACACACACCACGCACAGCACAGCCACCACGCGGACCACACGAGTCATGCGGACCACTCGGGCCACGGCGGCCACGCGGACCATCGCCCCGACCACACCGGACACGCCGCCCATCGCCCCGGCAAGGCCGGCTGGGCCATGGCCGCCCGGGCTACGCTGCACTGCCTCACCGGATGCGCCATCGGCGAGGTCCTCGGCATGGTGATCGGTACGGCGCTCGGCTGGGGCAACATGGAGACGATGGTGCTCGCCATCGTCCTGGCTTTCTTCTTCGGCTACACGCTGACCCTGCGCTCCATCCTGAAGGCCGGTGTCGACTTCCGTACGGCCCTGCGGGTCGCCCTCGCCGCCGACACCCTTTCCATCGCCGTGATGGAACTGATCGACAATGGCGTGATCGCGCTGTGGCCGGGTGCCATGGACGCCACTCTCTCCGACGCGCTGTTCTGGGGCGCGCTCACGTTCTCGCTCGCCGTCGCCTTCGTCGCCACCACACCGGTCAACAAGTGGATGATCGGCCGGGGCAAGGGGCACGCGGTGGTGCACCAGTACCACCACTGAGGACCGGGCCGGACCGGCCCGGGAGCCGCCAGGTCAGAGCTCGGGGCCGTCCCCGGGCTCTTCCTGGTAGGAGTACCGCTGCTCACTCCACGGGTCACCGATGTTGTGATAGCCGCGCTCCTCCCAGAAGCCGCGGCGGTCGGCCGTCATGTACTCGACGCCCCGGACCCATTTGGGGCCCTTCCAGGCGTAGAGATGCGGCACGACGAGGCGGAGCGGAAAACCGTGCTCGGCGGTGAGCAGTTCCCCACCCTTGTGAGTGGCGAAAAGTGTTCGGTCCGAGGCGAAGTCGGAGAGCCTCAGGTTGGAGCTGAATCCGTACTCGGCCCAGACCATCACATGCGTGACGTTCGGCGCGGGCGGCGCGAGTTCCAGGACCGTACGGGCCAGGACCCCGCCCCATTCGGCGCCGAGCATGCTGAATTTCGTGACGCAATGCAGGTCGGCGACGACCGAGGTGAACGGCAGCGCCGAGAACTCCTGGTGGTTCCAGCAGTGCTTCTCGCCGTCCGCGGTGGCCCCGAAGACCCGGAACTCCCAGCGGTCGGGCTTGAACTTGGGTACGGGCCCGTAGTGGGTAACCGGCCAACCACGCTGGAGTCGCTGTCCCGGCGGAAGCTCGGACTGCTCTGACGCGCGTTGTTCCCGGCTTTCCGGCTGACCCATGACTCCATGGTGACAGACAGGCAGGGGTGGTCCTGACCAGGGCATGGGCGATTCGGACAACTCATAGTAAGCCTGCACTTACTGGACGGTCATCGGGTGCGATGCAAGGATGCGGCCAACTTGCCCAGTTCACCGGTTGGAAGGAGCCTCTGCGATGCAGGGCGACCCCGAGGTCCTTGAGTTCCTGAACGAGCAGCTGACCGCAGAATTGACTGCCATCAATCAGTACTTCCTGCATGCGAAGATGCAGGACAACTTCGGCTGGACGAAGCTCGCGAAGTACACCCGCTCCGAGTCGTTCGACGAGATGAAGCAC from Streptomyces sp. NBC_01591 includes:
- a CDS encoding sulfite oxidase-like oxidoreductase, which encodes MGQPESREQRASEQSELPPGQRLQRGWPVTHYGPVPKFKPDRWEFRVFGATADGEKHCWNHQEFSALPFTSVVADLHCVTKFSMLGAEWGGVLARTVLELAPPAPNVTHVMVWAEYGFSSNLRLSDFASDRTLFATHKGGELLTAEHGFPLRLVVPHLYAWKGPKWVRGVEYMTADRRGFWEERGYHNIGDPWSEQRYSYQEEPGDGPEL
- the pknB gene encoding Stk1 family PASTA domain-containing Ser/Thr kinase translates to MDTTLQDPLVGQLLDGRYRVDARIAVGGMATVYRAVDTRLDRVLALKVMHPALATDASFVERFIREAKSVARLAHPNVVAVFDQGAQGQYVYLAMEYVAGCTLRDVLRDRGALQPRAALDILEPVLAALGAAHRAGFVHRDMKPENVLIGDDGRVKVADFGLVRAVGTVTNTTGSVLGTVSYLAPEQIEHGTADTRTDVYACGVVLYEMLTGSKPHGGDTPAQVIYQHLNEAVPPPSATVPGLPAELDDLVASATARDPEVRPFDAVALLAETREARSGLTDAQLDAVPPQATAEVHDAAEDRTSVIPRLLPADQGVSHHTSRLEMPPPVPPQAAPQDRRGRGPRRSVIAVVVAVLLALGIGTGVWYINSGQFTRVPSLLGQTEKNAEKRLSDVGLELKGVKRAYSDTVERGKVISSDPGSGERIRGNDAVTLVVSRGPEIVKVPDVQDLSLGDARRELKKAGLVPGMVTKEFSEETARGEVIRTDPVAGTERHPDSAIALFVSKGAPVDVPDVTGLSVEDATAALEEEGLKAEALPDRVNSPEDAGDIARQSPGEGTEAAEGDTIELTVSDGPRMIDVPDVTGKDVDEATSELENAGFEVKVDRPFLSFSDTIASQSVDGGEKAPEGGTITIKTKGL
- a CDS encoding deoxyribonuclease IV, encoding MRNPVGGHVPVAGGLAKVGLPYARKMGAEAVQVFVANPRGWATPVGSPAQDEQFRAECAAQSIPAYVHAPYLINFGSHTEATVEKSVESLRHSLRRAREIGALGVVVHTGSATGGRPREQALAQVRTHMRPLLDELTHDDDPYLLLESTAGQGFSLCSRTWDFGPYFDALDAHPKLGICLDTCHIYAAGHDLTGPAGMRQTLDLLVETVGVGRLKLIHANDSKDVVGAHKDRHENIGAGHIGEEPFRELFAHPATAGVPLIIETPGGKEGHAADVARLKGLRDN
- a CDS encoding DUF4396 domain-containing protein, encoding MQHDTHHAQHSHHADHTSHADHSGHGGHADHRPDHTGHAAHRPGKAGWAMAARATLHCLTGCAIGEVLGMVIGTALGWGNMETMVLAIVLAFFFGYTLTLRSILKAGVDFRTALRVALAADTLSIAVMELIDNGVIALWPGAMDATLSDALFWGALTFSLAVAFVATTPVNKWMIGRGKGHAVVHQYHH